From a region of the Acinetobacter larvae genome:
- a CDS encoding NfeD family protein, which translates to MEFIMQPWHWFVLGIILILSELILPAFAALWFGIAAIIVALLFALFPSMSFVMQCMLWIIIAISCTLIWFKYIKPLSKDKTKAGLAREATLGQIGMVIQTHLDHEQILVRFPMPLLGSDEWMCRCLATVAIGDRVIVTDILGNDLVVKPYSSQAPH; encoded by the coding sequence ATGGAATTTATCATGCAACCTTGGCATTGGTTTGTTTTGGGGATCATTTTGATTTTATCAGAATTGATTTTACCCGCATTTGCCGCATTATGGTTTGGTATTGCAGCGATTATCGTCGCTTTATTATTTGCCTTATTTCCAAGCATGAGTTTTGTTATGCAGTGTATGCTGTGGATTATTATTGCCATTAGCTGCACGTTGATCTGGTTTAAGTATATTAAACCGCTGTCTAAAGATAAAACCAAAGCGGGTCTCGCACGAGAAGCCACGCTCGGTCAAATTGGGATGGTCATCCAAACCCATTTAGACCATGAGCAAATTCTAGTCCGTTTTCCAATGCCATTATTGGGGAGTGATGAATGGATGTGTCGGTGTTTAGCCACAGTTGCCATTGGTGATCGCGTCATCGTCACCGATATTTTAGGCAATGACTTGGTGGTGAAACCCTATAGCAGCCAAGCCCCCCACTAA
- a CDS encoding SPFH domain-containing protein, protein MGPGSISALVLVLFVAITIYKGVRIVPQGYKWIVQRLGKYHSTLKPGLNFVIPYIDEVSYKVTTKDIVLDIPSQEVITRDNAVLLMNAVAYINLTTPEKAVYGIENYSWAIQNMVQTSLRSIVGEMDLDDALSSRDHIKAKLKAAISDDISDWGITLKTVEIQDIQPSSTMQAAMEAQAAAERQRRATVTKADGEKQAAILEADGRLEASRRDAEAQVVLAEASQKAISMVTTAVGDKEIPVAYLLGEQYVKAMQDMAKSNNSKTVVLPADIMNTIRGVMGRN, encoded by the coding sequence ATGGGACCAGGATCAATCAGTGCGTTAGTACTGGTACTTTTTGTGGCCATTACCATTTATAAAGGCGTTCGGATTGTACCGCAAGGCTATAAATGGATTGTACAACGTCTCGGTAAATACCATTCCACCCTTAAACCCGGGCTAAACTTCGTCATTCCCTATATTGATGAAGTCTCTTATAAAGTCACCACCAAAGATATTGTCTTGGATATTCCATCACAAGAAGTCATTACCCGTGATAACGCAGTGTTATTAATGAATGCTGTGGCATATATTAATTTGACCACACCAGAAAAAGCAGTGTATGGCATCGAAAACTATTCTTGGGCCATTCAAAATATGGTGCAAACTTCGCTTCGTTCCATCGTCGGTGAAATGGATCTTGATGATGCGCTCTCTTCTCGCGATCATATCAAAGCCAAATTAAAAGCTGCGATTTCCGATGATATTTCAGACTGGGGCATTACTCTCAAAACTGTTGAAATTCAAGACATTCAGCCGTCTTCCACCATGCAAGCAGCGATGGAAGCACAAGCTGCAGCAGAACGTCAACGTCGTGCTACCGTAACCAAAGCCGATGGTGAAAAACAAGCTGCGATTTTAGAAGCCGATGGTCGTCTGGAAGCTTCACGTCGTGATGCAGAAGCGCAAGTGGTGTTGGCTGAAGCATCTCAAAAAGCGATTAGCATGGTCACCACTGCGGTAGGCGATAAAGAAATTCCTGTGGCGTACTTACTGGGTGAACAATATGTCAAAGCCATGCAAGATATGGCGAAATCCAATAACAGTAAAACCGTGGTCTTACCTGCCGATATTATGAATACCATTCGTGGTGTTATGGGACGCAATTAA